A genomic window from Candidatus Methylacidiphilum fumarolicum includes:
- the kdpC gene encoding K(+)-transporting ATPase subunit C, whose product MKPFHSLVLSVKLTLLLLLILSGLYPFTVYILGKLLFPYQSAGSLIIDSQGHVRGSLLIGQNFESPAYFHPRPSASNYDGLSSGGSNLGPSSSDFIETIKKRAISYRKENEIAPSSLIPADAVCASASGLDPHISLKNALLQAPRVAKARKADLKAIENLILKNTQHPLANVFGEESVNVLKLNLELDKEYPLP is encoded by the coding sequence ATGAAGCCCTTCCATAGCTTAGTTCTTTCCGTCAAACTAACACTTCTGTTGCTGCTGATTCTTTCAGGCCTCTACCCATTTACGGTATATATTTTGGGAAAACTCTTATTCCCTTATCAGTCAGCAGGAAGCCTAATCATTGATTCGCAAGGCCATGTCCGAGGCTCCTTACTCATAGGACAGAATTTTGAATCTCCAGCATATTTTCATCCGAGACCTTCAGCTTCCAACTACGATGGCCTTAGCTCTGGAGGCAGTAACCTTGGTCCTTCATCTTCAGACTTCATTGAAACGATAAAAAAAAGAGCCATTTCCTATAGAAAGGAAAATGAGATAGCCCCTTCAAGCCTTATCCCTGCGGATGCCGTCTGCGCCTCTGCCAGTGGGCTTGATCCACACATCAGCCTCAAAAATGCTCTTCTGCAAGCTCCAAGAGTAGCTAAAGCAAGGAAAGCGGATCTAAAAGCTATAGAGAATCTTATTTTGAAAAACACGCAACATCCTCTTGCGAATGTTTTTGGGGAAGAAAGCGTCAATGTCCTAAAATTAAACCTTGAGCTCGACAAGGAGTATCCACTGCCCTAA
- a CDS encoding LPS-assembly protein LptD, translated as MKILLLPFFSFFPKLMASKKGPFFVVLACLLITFSLSSFAQDSDETETEEEQQKVPPGQIPVEITAEETHFVGNIAVAKGNAVAHYGATDIYADEISYDSVKREVIADGNARVYTEKRVFRASHIVYNLDTKAITALNWSLFDTPLLSSGQTLTTPEEDHYHVENGMFTVENREHPYFQTKAKTIDIYANDKIVMKNVTVYMGKIPVLWLPVVSQPLNSEESSYNIIPGERSYWGWFVTFTYNYKFSEKAAATFQLDYRSLRGPAGGAILKFIPSEGGMGFLRTYYANDFDFQLNPTSIPRFDVGPNRGMFNLAMKMPLTQEFTLSTDLNYWTDPYVLEDFLWNTYMYNRQPDNVAWLNYYNSNFTADLLVRDNLMPFFNSINRLPELSILTNRTRIFNTPIAYQSRYSVVNFEQQFSNLNFTPGNIFGLFYPWQPLNRFLFPLARTQTLTPAQLLALPSPYFLSNYGGYRWDTYQELSYPKEYFHWLSVTPRIGFEGTYWSDQNVLSAVPTASRLDFSRALFVAGLESSFKLSKVWENVDIPLLGIHGIRHVVQPFMNFQYIPNPYDNPYQVLGFDNFLPTITPPVINLMNYPSIDSLFGMTYLRSGIRQRIQTKRDGNTYNLAEFTAFVDANWDRKYNQLLIPMSDTVDEVYGVLDINPVPWFNLHSDIALPTADLGYTNWTTAITYQFHRANDLTFGYSYLNNVEVPVSFLTIPLAATFPAVGPNGMSSLNGSLLNAYQQAFIGQQNTVFISDFWRINKDWQVMGMLTYQGTGGYIPFENFTIYRDLQDWVFSFNFQNIMFPGSPSIQMYYIALTLKAFPSLKVDYGWGSGM; from the coding sequence GTGAAAATTCTACTTTTGCCATTCTTTTCTTTCTTTCCCAAGCTTATGGCAAGTAAAAAAGGACCGTTTTTCGTAGTGTTAGCATGCCTTTTGATAACTTTTTCTCTCTCCTCTTTTGCCCAGGATTCAGATGAAACGGAAACCGAGGAAGAACAGCAAAAGGTTCCTCCTGGACAGATTCCTGTGGAAATTACCGCTGAAGAAACTCACTTTGTAGGCAACATTGCTGTTGCTAAGGGCAATGCGGTGGCCCATTATGGAGCAACAGATATATATGCAGATGAGATAAGCTATGACTCGGTAAAAAGGGAAGTCATTGCCGATGGCAACGCTAGGGTTTATACCGAAAAAAGGGTCTTTAGAGCTTCTCATATCGTGTATAATTTGGATACTAAGGCCATAACTGCTCTAAATTGGAGCCTCTTTGATACTCCCCTTTTATCCTCCGGTCAAACACTTACCACTCCTGAAGAGGATCATTATCATGTGGAAAATGGCATGTTTACAGTAGAAAATAGAGAGCATCCCTATTTCCAAACAAAAGCCAAAACGATTGATATTTATGCGAATGATAAGATAGTGATGAAAAACGTCACGGTTTATATGGGGAAGATTCCAGTGCTATGGCTTCCAGTGGTCAGCCAGCCTTTGAATAGTGAAGAGAGCAGTTACAATATCATACCTGGGGAACGTTCTTATTGGGGATGGTTTGTCACTTTTACCTATAACTATAAATTCAGTGAAAAAGCGGCAGCGACTTTTCAACTTGACTATAGGTCCTTAAGAGGCCCTGCTGGGGGAGCCATTCTCAAGTTCATTCCTAGTGAAGGAGGAATGGGATTCTTAAGAACCTATTATGCCAATGATTTCGATTTTCAGCTTAATCCGACATCTATCCCAAGGTTTGATGTGGGGCCAAATCGAGGGATGTTTAATCTGGCTATGAAGATGCCATTGACTCAAGAATTTACTCTTTCTACGGATTTAAATTACTGGACGGATCCCTATGTGCTAGAGGATTTTCTTTGGAATACCTATATGTATAATAGACAGCCTGACAATGTGGCTTGGCTTAATTATTATAATTCTAATTTTACAGCGGATCTTCTTGTCAGAGATAATTTAATGCCTTTTTTTAATTCGATAAACAGATTGCCTGAATTATCAATTTTGACGAACCGAACGCGAATTTTCAATACCCCAATTGCCTATCAATCCCGGTATAGTGTAGTCAATTTCGAGCAGCAATTTTCAAACCTTAATTTTACACCGGGCAACATATTCGGCCTTTTTTATCCGTGGCAGCCTCTCAATCGTTTTCTTTTTCCTCTAGCTCGGACTCAAACCTTAACGCCCGCCCAACTCCTGGCTCTTCCTTCACCATACTTTCTAAGTAATTATGGCGGGTACCGTTGGGATACCTATCAGGAATTGAGCTATCCAAAAGAATATTTCCATTGGCTTTCAGTGACTCCAAGAATTGGATTTGAAGGGACATATTGGAGTGATCAAAATGTGCTAAGTGCCGTCCCTACGGCTAGTCGATTGGATTTTAGCAGGGCCCTGTTTGTTGCAGGCCTTGAAAGTTCCTTTAAGCTTTCGAAAGTTTGGGAAAATGTAGACATCCCTTTGCTGGGGATTCATGGGATACGACATGTCGTTCAGCCTTTTATGAATTTTCAATATATTCCCAATCCTTATGACAATCCTTATCAAGTTTTAGGATTTGATAATTTTCTCCCAACGATTACCCCCCCTGTGATTAATCTCATGAATTATCCTTCGATTGATTCCCTTTTTGGTATGACGTATCTTAGAAGTGGAATACGGCAAAGGATTCAGACAAAAAGAGATGGGAATACATATAATCTGGCTGAATTTACTGCCTTTGTAGATGCGAATTGGGATAGAAAATATAATCAGCTACTCATTCCCATGAGTGATACGGTAGATGAAGTCTATGGAGTATTAGATATCAACCCTGTACCTTGGTTTAATTTGCATTCAGATATCGCACTACCTACAGCTGATCTAGGGTACACCAACTGGACGACAGCCATAACCTATCAATTTCATAGAGCCAATGATCTGACCTTCGGCTATTCCTATTTGAATAATGTGGAAGTTCCAGTCAGCTTTCTGACCATTCCCCTTGCGGCGACATTCCCTGCTGTAGGTCCCAATGGTATGTCGAGCTTAAACGGATCGTTGCTAAATGCCTATCAACAGGCTTTTATTGGGCAGCAAAACACTGTTTTCATTTCTGATTTTTGGCGAATCAATAAAGACTGGCAGGTCATGGGTATGTTAACCTATCAAGGAACAGGAGGTTATATTCCTTTTGAAAATTTCACCATTTATAGAGATCTCCAAGATTGGGTTTTTTCGTTTAACTTTCAAAACATCATGTTTCCTGGAAGCCCTTCCATTCAAATGTACTACATTGCTTTAACACTCAAAGCGTTCCCATCCCTGAAGGTAGATTATGGTTGGGGTAGTGGAATGTAA
- a CDS encoding sugar nucleotide-binding protein, which yields MIVLFGSSGYVGSFYKKMLQSKGLDFIAPTHKEVDLADEKKLTEFLDKIEADFIINAVGYTGKPNVDACEENKVDCLLGNVIIPGILAKVCTKKGIVFGQVSSGCVYQGDKGIRQDGERIGFQEEDPPNFSFRASPCSFYSGCKALAEELLVGASCYIWRLRMPFHWQDHPKNYLSKLLFYPRLLDARNSLSEIEEFVRASFECWEKRLPFGIYHITNTGSITTREIIEKILVSPLGKKLRDKGKKFLFFENEKEFLKHVKAPRSNCVLDNSKLLSCGIKIRNIEEALEEDLLKWQESSYQ from the coding sequence ATGATAGTCTTGTTTGGATCGAGCGGGTATGTGGGCAGTTTTTATAAAAAGATGCTTCAATCCAAAGGATTGGATTTTATTGCTCCAACCCACAAAGAAGTCGATCTGGCGGACGAAAAAAAACTCACTGAGTTCCTTGATAAAATTGAGGCTGACTTCATTATCAATGCAGTAGGATATACGGGCAAACCGAATGTAGATGCATGCGAAGAAAACAAAGTTGACTGTCTTTTAGGCAATGTCATTATTCCTGGCATTCTTGCCAAGGTGTGCACAAAAAAAGGAATTGTATTTGGTCAGGTCTCCTCAGGTTGTGTCTATCAGGGGGATAAGGGGATTAGACAAGATGGAGAGCGAATAGGATTTCAGGAGGAAGATCCACCAAATTTCTCTTTTAGGGCTTCTCCCTGCAGTTTTTATAGTGGATGTAAAGCTCTTGCTGAGGAGCTTTTGGTTGGTGCCTCTTGTTATATTTGGAGATTGCGTATGCCATTTCACTGGCAGGATCATCCCAAAAATTATCTTTCTAAGCTTTTGTTTTATCCACGTTTATTGGATGCTCGGAACTCTCTTTCCGAAATCGAAGAGTTTGTGAGAGCTTCATTTGAATGTTGGGAAAAGAGATTACCCTTTGGCATCTATCACATAACTAATACAGGATCGATAACCACCCGAGAGATCATTGAAAAAATACTTGTTTCTCCATTGGGTAAAAAACTCAGAGACAAAGGAAAGAAATTCCTTTTTTTTGAGAACGAAAAAGAATTTTTAAAGCATGTCAAAGCTCCAAGATCCAACTGTGTGCTTGATAATTCGAAGCTACTAAGTTGTGGAATCAAAATCCGGAACATCGAAGAGGCTTTGGAAGAAGATCTTTTGAAATGGCAAGAAAGCTCCTACCAATAA
- the ychF gene encoding redox-regulated ATPase YchF, whose protein sequence is MLKAGLVGLPNVGKSTLFNALTKSKKAEAANYPFCTIDPNIGIIAVADERLEELARISKSIKTIPAAIEIVDIAGLVKGASQGEGLGNQFLAHIREVDAILLILRCFEGTEVHHITGRVDPVEDLDILLTELSLADFSTIEKQLEKVKKRASAKGKILIDPSLLEKASHFLSKGIPLFSLNLDQQEMNQLKQLSLLTTKPILLVCNVEENELSLGEKNPLVHKVIDYIKTHPFYDYVILSAQLEADLNDLDLEEKKEYLQSLGLKDSGCDQLVQKVYKLLGLRTFFTTGPKETRAWTIHAGDTAPKAAGVIHSDFERGFIAAECLRFEDFVLFGSFAKAKEAGKLRIEGKDYVIADGEIVEFRFNV, encoded by the coding sequence ATGTTAAAAGCTGGACTAGTTGGACTACCAAATGTCGGTAAAAGCACTCTTTTTAATGCTTTGACAAAAAGCAAAAAAGCTGAGGCAGCTAATTATCCATTCTGCACGATCGATCCTAACATCGGCATTATTGCTGTAGCGGATGAAAGACTGGAGGAGCTGGCAAGAATTTCAAAATCAATAAAAACTATACCTGCAGCGATTGAAATCGTCGACATTGCTGGATTAGTAAAAGGTGCAAGCCAAGGAGAAGGGCTAGGGAATCAATTTTTAGCCCACATCAGGGAAGTGGATGCCATTCTTTTGATTCTCCGTTGTTTTGAGGGAACAGAAGTGCATCATATCACGGGTAGAGTCGATCCCGTGGAGGATCTAGACATCCTTCTGACCGAATTGTCTTTAGCTGACTTTTCCACCATAGAAAAACAGTTAGAGAAAGTCAAAAAGCGTGCTTCTGCAAAAGGAAAAATCCTTATCGATCCTTCACTACTAGAAAAAGCATCTCATTTCTTGAGTAAAGGAATCCCTCTTTTTTCCTTAAATCTTGATCAACAGGAAATGAACCAACTTAAACAGCTTTCTTTATTAACAACAAAACCTATTCTTCTTGTTTGCAATGTTGAGGAAAATGAGCTTAGTCTTGGTGAAAAAAACCCCCTCGTTCATAAAGTCATTGATTATATAAAAACACATCCTTTTTATGACTATGTCATTCTTTCAGCACAGCTAGAAGCTGATTTAAATGATCTTGATTTAGAAGAAAAAAAAGAGTACTTGCAATCGCTCGGTCTAAAGGATTCTGGTTGTGACCAACTCGTTCAAAAAGTTTATAAGCTATTAGGACTACGAACTTTTTTTACAACTGGACCGAAGGAAACCCGTGCATGGACCATCCATGCAGGCGATACAGCTCCCAAAGCAGCTGGCGTCATTCATTCGGATTTTGAAAGAGGTTTTATTGCAGCCGAATGTCTTCGATTCGAAGATTTTGTTTTGTTTGGGTCCTTTGCTAAGGCAAAAGAAGCAGGAAAATTAAGGATAGAAGGGAAAGATTATGTTATTGCCGATGGAGAAATTGTTGAATTTCGCTTCAATGTTTGA
- a CDS encoding transcription termination/antitermination NusG family protein, producing the protein MEKQWTNESLWYCLSVHPKKEKFAIENLKKENIEVFFPQILYKKIRSKKSCLVLEPLFPGYLFAKFNLLSKLIFVRSAKGVRTVVHFGSTYPVVPECFITELKTQFGEQGIKMVQEKVNIGSKINIAEGPFKGFSCIVLGFVPARERIKVLLEWLGRTVQTEIKYDDIGVKDSEIFRKNLELD; encoded by the coding sequence ATGGAAAAGCAATGGACAAATGAATCTTTATGGTATTGTCTTTCTGTTCACCCTAAAAAAGAAAAATTTGCTATAGAAAACTTAAAAAAAGAAAATATTGAAGTTTTTTTTCCTCAGATTCTCTATAAAAAAATTAGAAGCAAAAAATCCTGTTTGGTTTTGGAACCTCTTTTCCCTGGATATCTCTTTGCAAAATTTAACCTTTTATCCAAACTAATTTTCGTTCGTTCTGCTAAAGGAGTAAGGACCGTTGTCCATTTCGGCTCTACCTATCCTGTCGTACCGGAATGTTTTATCACAGAATTAAAAACACAGTTTGGTGAGCAAGGAATTAAAATGGTTCAAGAAAAAGTCAATATTGGATCGAAGATCAATATTGCTGAAGGACCTTTTAAGGGATTTTCATGCATTGTTTTGGGTTTTGTCCCAGCTAGAGAGCGGATCAAAGTGCTACTGGAGTGGCTAGGTAGAACAGTGCAAACCGAAATAAAATATGATGATATAGGGGTTAAGGATTCAGAAATTTTTAGAAAGAATTTAGAATTGGACTAA
- the mutL gene encoding DNA mismatch repair endonuclease MutL, whose product MGRKIHILTEEVSNQIAAGEIIERPASVLKELIENSIDAGATQIDVETRSGGISWIKVKDDGCGMSREDAFLSLERHATSKISSLSDFSRLTTYGFRGEAIPAIASVAKFSLATQEKGTSKGIVIEVHGGKIVQVNESGGLEGTTVAVSSLFFNVPARLKFLKSPRTELLHLQKQLIFSALSHPEIGIRYDHSPGGKGRWEKGEDFWKRICSVLGETWAKELLWIEKEGEGFKIYGAISKPGVGRPSREDMFFFVNKRPVESKSFSLGVFDAYRNSLMKGLYPLCVLFAEVSPDEIDVNVHPTKKEVRFKREYAFRNFVNQVLLDGLKFQGISVPSSFSFEKKEQNLPTLPTTDTAHIGENGLSFVNESLSGEDLFTNYTSSHPKETQETKLPDNPFEYKIVGLFSSLYIAVEIKEGILIIDQHAAHERVLFEKMIEQFHASQKQAQKLLTPILITLSATEAEILSNSLSFFEDLGFEIRSLGISSFLLEAIPSGIKRTDYEMFLREVLLELVELERHKKTARPYWQRDIALSVCKKAVKSGDLLTREEQEKLVRDLFLCKFPHTCPHGRPTWIKIEFKELEKQFGRTGVQGCELKGKIL is encoded by the coding sequence ATGGGAAGGAAAATTCACATTTTGACCGAAGAAGTCTCAAATCAGATTGCGGCAGGAGAGATTATTGAAAGGCCAGCTTCAGTCCTTAAGGAATTGATTGAAAATTCTATTGATGCTGGAGCCACCCAAATCGATGTGGAAACCAGATCTGGAGGAATATCATGGATAAAGGTAAAGGATGATGGCTGTGGGATGAGTAGGGAAGATGCTTTTCTTTCTTTGGAAAGACATGCTACAAGTAAGATTTCCTCGTTGAGTGATTTTTCCAGGCTTACTACTTATGGTTTTCGAGGAGAAGCCATTCCAGCGATTGCTTCAGTTGCAAAATTTAGTCTAGCCACCCAAGAAAAAGGAACTTCCAAAGGAATCGTTATTGAAGTCCATGGGGGAAAAATAGTTCAAGTCAATGAATCGGGCGGATTGGAGGGAACTACAGTTGCCGTCAGCTCTCTTTTTTTCAATGTTCCAGCAAGACTTAAATTTTTAAAATCCCCAAGGACCGAACTGCTACATCTTCAAAAGCAGCTTATTTTTTCTGCTCTGTCTCATCCCGAAATAGGGATTCGATATGATCATAGTCCAGGGGGCAAAGGACGCTGGGAGAAAGGCGAAGATTTTTGGAAACGAATTTGTTCTGTTTTAGGAGAAACATGGGCAAAAGAACTTTTATGGATTGAAAAGGAAGGGGAGGGATTCAAAATATATGGGGCCATAAGCAAACCTGGGGTAGGAAGACCTTCTAGAGAAGACATGTTCTTTTTTGTCAACAAACGGCCAGTGGAATCTAAGAGTTTCTCATTAGGCGTCTTCGATGCCTATCGAAATTCCCTAATGAAAGGGCTCTATCCTCTTTGTGTTCTTTTTGCCGAAGTCAGTCCTGATGAGATCGACGTGAATGTGCATCCAACAAAAAAAGAAGTTCGTTTTAAAAGAGAATATGCTTTTAGAAACTTTGTAAACCAAGTGTTATTGGATGGATTGAAATTTCAAGGAATATCGGTACCTTCTTCGTTTTCTTTTGAGAAAAAAGAGCAAAATCTTCCCACTCTTCCAACTACAGATACAGCGCATATTGGAGAAAATGGCCTGAGCTTTGTCAATGAATCTCTATCTGGAGAAGATCTGTTCACAAATTACACCTCTTCTCATCCCAAAGAAACCCAAGAAACTAAGCTGCCAGACAATCCTTTTGAATACAAAATTGTTGGTCTTTTTTCCTCTCTTTACATTGCTGTTGAAATCAAAGAGGGGATTTTAATAATTGATCAACATGCCGCTCATGAAAGGGTATTGTTTGAGAAAATGATAGAGCAGTTTCATGCTTCTCAAAAGCAGGCACAAAAACTGTTGACGCCGATTCTTATAACCCTTTCTGCTACGGAAGCTGAAATTCTTTCAAACTCTTTGAGCTTTTTTGAAGATCTTGGCTTTGAGATACGCTCTCTTGGCATTTCTTCTTTTTTGTTGGAGGCTATCCCAAGTGGAATTAAAAGAACTGATTACGAAATGTTTTTGCGAGAAGTCCTCTTGGAACTTGTTGAGTTGGAAAGGCACAAAAAAACTGCCCGACCCTACTGGCAAAGAGATATTGCTTTATCAGTTTGTAAAAAAGCAGTCAAATCAGGGGATTTGCTCACTAGGGAAGAACAGGAAAAACTTGTTAGGGACCTATTCCTTTGCAAATTCCCGCATACTTGCCCACATGGGAGACCCACATGGATAAAGATTGAATTTAAAGAGCTTGAAAAACAATTTGGTAGAACCGGAGTTCAAGGTTGTGAATTGAAAGGAAAAATTCTTTAA
- a CDS encoding DegT/DnrJ/EryC1/StrS family aminotransferase, which translates to MEEKNSCEVPFMDLRRMLSLEKKSIEQAFSRVLESGRYILGQEVRSFEQSVARYLNVRHCLGVSSGSDALLLALMAFGVKAGDEVICPVFTFFATASSVARAGAKPVFADVCPGCFQLSPSEVQARISSNTQGIIPVHLFGQCADMEGFKAIEEKKHLFLIEDSAQAFGASIGNKKAGTFGSVGCFSFFPTKNLAAFGEAGLVSTSSDDIASKIQALRVHGSSKEKYSHEWLGGNFRMDEMQAAFLSVRLAAVDSLIAQRIKNAQFYEKAFLSSGVAIKCPDPCLCQTRQQEENSRWLEKEWGYPIFLPNRVRGTHTFNQYVIRVKKDRDRLRNYLREQRIQTEIYYPIPLHLQPCFSFLGYRKGDFPIAEKLSEEVLALPIFPGLREEEMERVVETIRQFYAHKGKRKNGVN; encoded by the coding sequence GTGGAAGAAAAAAATAGTTGTGAAGTTCCATTCATGGATTTAAGAAGAATGCTCAGCCTTGAAAAAAAGAGCATAGAACAAGCTTTCTCTCGTGTGCTTGAAAGTGGAAGATACATTCTTGGTCAGGAAGTACGGAGCTTCGAACAATCAGTGGCAAGGTATTTAAATGTAAGACATTGCCTAGGAGTTTCTTCAGGAAGCGATGCTCTTTTGTTAGCGCTCATGGCTTTCGGGGTAAAGGCTGGAGATGAAGTAATTTGTCCAGTCTTTACCTTTTTTGCCACTGCTAGTTCTGTCGCGAGGGCTGGAGCAAAACCAGTCTTTGCAGATGTTTGTCCAGGCTGCTTTCAGCTTTCTCCTTCCGAAGTACAAGCAAGGATCAGTTCCAATACCCAGGGGATAATCCCTGTGCATCTTTTTGGACAATGTGCCGATATGGAAGGGTTCAAAGCAATCGAAGAAAAAAAGCATCTTTTTCTTATAGAAGACAGCGCTCAGGCATTCGGTGCTTCAATTGGTAATAAGAAAGCGGGGACATTCGGCTCGGTAGGTTGTTTTTCTTTTTTCCCTACCAAAAATTTGGCTGCTTTTGGTGAAGCTGGTTTAGTCTCTACCTCTTCAGATGACATAGCTAGCAAAATCCAGGCTTTAAGAGTCCACGGTTCTTCAAAAGAGAAATATTCCCATGAATGGCTTGGCGGTAATTTCAGAATGGATGAGATGCAAGCTGCTTTTCTCAGTGTGAGACTGGCCGCTGTCGATAGTCTTATTGCCCAAAGAATAAAAAACGCGCAATTTTATGAGAAAGCTTTCCTTTCCTCAGGTGTTGCCATAAAATGTCCAGATCCTTGTCTTTGTCAGACTAGGCAACAGGAGGAAAATTCTCGATGGTTAGAAAAAGAGTGGGGTTATCCCATTTTTCTACCGAATAGGGTTCGTGGCACCCACACGTTCAACCAGTATGTCATCAGAGTAAAAAAAGACAGGGACAGGCTCAGAAATTATTTGAGGGAGCAGAGGATCCAAACAGAAATCTATTATCCTATTCCTTTGCATCTGCAACCCTGTTTTTCTTTCCTTGGCTATAGGAAAGGGGATTTTCCTATAGCTGAAAAGCTTTCCGAGGAAGTTCTAGCTTTGCCTATTTTTCCTGGACTCCGTGAAGAAGAGATGGAAAGGGTTGTGGAAACCATTCGTCAGTTCTATGCTCATAAGGGGAAGAGAAAAAACGGTGTGAATTAG
- a CDS encoding pyridoxamine 5'-phosphate oxidase family protein encodes MGKSYKEITNELQDFIVNQKIFFVATATATSRINLSPKGLDTLRIISPKKILWLNLTGSGNETAAHLTTDGRITLMFCSFEGKPLILRLYGKGRVIHPWEEQWGEFIILFPAFPGARQIIQVDVDLVTTSCGFGVPLFEFKGNRDNLIQWTRKKGENGIRTYWKEKNAKSIDGIPTPFFDDSFLVPKRKEEATSHES; translated from the coding sequence ATGGGTAAAAGTTACAAAGAAATCACTAACGAATTACAAGATTTTATTGTAAACCAAAAGATTTTCTTTGTAGCTACCGCCACCGCTACCAGCCGAATTAACCTTTCTCCCAAGGGATTAGATACGCTTCGAATTATTAGTCCTAAAAAGATTCTTTGGCTCAACTTAACTGGGAGTGGTAACGAAACCGCGGCTCATCTCACCACCGATGGAAGAATCACCCTTATGTTTTGTTCTTTTGAAGGGAAGCCTCTCATTTTGAGGCTTTACGGCAAAGGAAGAGTGATTCATCCATGGGAAGAACAATGGGGAGAATTTATTATTCTTTTCCCCGCTTTTCCTGGCGCCAGACAAATCATTCAAGTCGATGTTGATCTTGTGACCACTTCCTGTGGATTTGGTGTTCCTCTTTTTGAATTTAAAGGAAATAGGGATAACCTCATCCAATGGACAAGGAAAAAGGGAGAGAATGGAATCCGTACGTACTGGAAAGAAAAAAACGCTAAAAGTATTGATGGAATTCCAACTCCCTTTTTTGACGATTCTTTTTTAGTACCTAAACGGAAAGAGGAGGCAACAAGCCATGAAAGCTAG